One window from the genome of Garra rufa chromosome 1, GarRuf1.0, whole genome shotgun sequence encodes:
- the LOC141296023 gene encoding butyrophilin subfamily 1 member A1-like: MKFFCLSLLIISGIADSGSGQNKVVGSVDPVFAVAGDDVILPCSVKPNISVVDMRVEWSRLDQKDSQLVHLYEDHEDRNTEQSQSYRRRTKLNQQELPKGNASLKLSSVKISDEGRYKCFIQSKFWYDDATVDFKVEVLGSTPVITVDGFDHSGGLRLQCESEGWYPEPDLEWLDSEGVSLNSETTETHRNTDGFSVRHTITVHQSGKIHCSVKLKHYILETMIITTSNIYNFWKTSVSLFLTAVVLSVTFGRLIVVYKNRVSAVQGQHSLNVILDADTAHPRLIVSDDGKQVWDGKTRLELMNVKKERFNDYLGVLGKDGFSSGCFCFEVQVKGQTEWDLGVTRGSVSRKGLTVVSPMIGYWVVSLRDGTCWARKSPQISLPLSGKPERVCVFVDYEKGIVSFYDVKAITLMYSYTNQSFNEKLYPFVSLGYLSNENSTPLIICDEYY, from the exons ATGAAGTTCTTTTGTTTGAGTCTCCTTATTATTAGTGGAATTGCAGATTCAGGATCAG GGCAGAATAAAGTAGTGGGTTCTGTAGATCCTGTGTTTGCTGTGGCTGGAGATGATGTGATTCTGCCCTGTTCAGTCAAACCCAACATCAGTGTTGTGGACATGAGAGTAGAGTGGTCTAGACTAGATCAGAAAGACTCACAGCTAGTGCATCTTTATGAGGATCATGAAGACAGAAACACAGAGCAGAGTCAGTCCTACAGAAGGAGAACAAAACTAAATCAACAAGAACTACCGAAAGGAAATGCATCACTCAAACTCTCATCAGTCAAAATATCTGATGAAGGGCGTTATAAGTGTTTTATTCAGTCCAAATTCTGGTATGATGACGCCactgttgattttaaagttgaag TTTTAGGAAGTACTCCAGTGATCACTGTAGATGGGTTTGATCATTCAGGAGGGCTTCGTCTACAGTGTGAATCTGAAGGTTGGTATCCTGAACCTGATCTTGAGTGGCTGGACAGTGAAGGAGTCAGCTTGAATTCAGAAACTacagagacacacagaaacacagatGGATTCAGTGTAAGACACACCATCACTGTACATCAGAGTGGCAAGATTCACTGCAGTGTTAAACTGAAGCATTACATTCTGGAGACAATGATTATCACCACAA gtaatatttataatttttggaAGACATCAGTCTCCTTGTTTTTAACAGCTGTTGTGTTGAGTGTGACTTTTGGAAGACTGATAGTTGTTTACAAAAACAGAG tttctgcgGTCCAAGGTCAacacagct TGAATGTGATTCTGGATGCTGATACGGCTCATCCACGTCTGATTGTGTCTGATGATGGGAAACAAGTATGGGATGGAAAGACACGACTGGAATTAATGAATGTTAAAAAGGAAAGATTTAATGATTATCTTGGTGTTCTTGGGAAGGATGGATTCTCCTCAGGGTGTTTCTGCTTTGAGGTGCAGGTGAAAGGACAAACTGAGTGGGACTTAGGAGTGACGAGAGGATCTGTTAGCAGGAAGGGTTTGACCGTTGTGAGTCCTATGATTGGTTACTGGGTTGTGAGTCTGAGAGATGGAACGTGTTGGGCTCGTAAATCTCCACAAATTTCTCTTCCTCTGAGTGGGAAACCTGAAAGGgtctgtgtgtttgtggattatgAGAAGGGAATCGTCTCTTTTTATGATGTGAAGGCTATAACTCTTATGTATTCTTACACTAATCAGTCTTTTAATGAGAAACTATATCCATTTGTTAGTTTGGGGTATCTGAGCAATGAAAACtctacaccactgattatctgtGATGAATACTACTGA
- the LOC141343954 gene encoding butyrophilin subfamily 1 member A1-like isoform X1 — MISHIIVFIHTHENSVEEMKLICLTLLIISGATDSSSEQYAVVGAVDPVFAVAGEDVILPCSVKPNISVVDMRVEWFRLDLKDSQLVHLYEDHEDRNTDQIQSFNRRTKLIHQDLQRGHVSLKLLSVRVSDEGLYKCFIQSKSWKDDATVNVKVEVIGRPPVITVDGFDDSGGLHLQCESEGWYPEPDLEWLDSEGVSLRLQTTEKERNADRFSVKNTVIVHESGKIHCRVKLRHHMLETLIITTNDMFNLWRTSAILFSVIVVVCGFTVILLAVFIHKYREHNKLQTENRRIKHELVELLQIQKIPKVNATLDADSANSSLIVPEHGKEVIRDKTEP; from the exons ATGATCTCTCATATCATCGTATTTATTCACACTCATGAGAACAGTGTTGAAG AGATGAAGTTAATTTGTTTGACCCTCTTGATTATTAGTGGAGCTACAGATTCAAGTTCAG AGCAGTATGCAGTAGTGGGAGCTGTAGATCCTGTGTTTGCTGTAGCTGGTGAAGATGTGATTCTGCCCTGTTCAGTCAAACCCAACATCAGTGTTGTGGACATGAGAGTGGAGTGGTTTAGACTTGATCTGAAAGACTCACAACTAGTGCATCTCTATGAGGATCATGAAGACAGAAACACAGATCAGATTCAGTCCTTCAATAGAAGAACAAAACTGATTCATCAAGATCTACAGAGAGGACACGTATCACTCAAACTCTTATCAGTCCGAGTCTCTGATGAAGGACTTTATAAGTGTTTTATTCAGTCCAAATCCTGGAAAGATGATGCCACTGTTAATGTTAAAGTTGAAG TTATAGGGCGTCCTCCAGTGATCACTGTAGATGGGTTTGATGATTCAGGAGGGCTTCATCTACAGTGTGAATCTGAAGGTTGGTATCCTGAACCTGATCTTGAGTGGCTGGACAGTGAAGGAGTCAGTTTGAGATTACAAActacagagaaagagagaaatgcAGACAGATTCAGTGTGAAAAACACAGTCATTGTACATGAGAGTGGCAAGATTCACTGCAGAGTCAAACTGAGACATCACATGCTGGAGACACTGATTATCACCACAA ATGATATGTTTAATCTTTGGAGGACATCAGCCATCTTGTTTTCGGTTATAGTTGTGGTCTGCGGTTTTACTGTAATACTGCTAGCTGTGTTTATTCACAAATACAGAG aacacaATAAACTACAGACTGAAAACAGGAGAATAAAACATG aacttGTTGAACTTTTGCAGATTCAGAAGATACCAAAAG
- the LOC141343954 gene encoding butyrophilin subfamily 1 member A1-like isoform X2 produces MISHIIVFIHTHENSVEEMKLICLTLLIISGATDSSSEQYAVVGAVDPVFAVAGEDVILPCSVKPNISVVDMRVEWFRLDLKDSQLVHLYEDHEDRNTDQIQSFNRRTKLIHQDLQRGHVSLKLLSVRVSDEGLYKCFIQSKSWKDDATVNVKVEVIGRPPVITVDGFDDSGGLHLQCESEGWYPEPDLEWLDSEGVSLRLQTTEKERNADRFSVKNTVIVHESGKIHCRVKLRHHMLETLIITTKHNKLQTENRRIKHELVELLQIQKIPKVNATLDADSANSSLIVPEHGKEVIRDKTEP; encoded by the exons ATGATCTCTCATATCATCGTATTTATTCACACTCATGAGAACAGTGTTGAAG AGATGAAGTTAATTTGTTTGACCCTCTTGATTATTAGTGGAGCTACAGATTCAAGTTCAG AGCAGTATGCAGTAGTGGGAGCTGTAGATCCTGTGTTTGCTGTAGCTGGTGAAGATGTGATTCTGCCCTGTTCAGTCAAACCCAACATCAGTGTTGTGGACATGAGAGTGGAGTGGTTTAGACTTGATCTGAAAGACTCACAACTAGTGCATCTCTATGAGGATCATGAAGACAGAAACACAGATCAGATTCAGTCCTTCAATAGAAGAACAAAACTGATTCATCAAGATCTACAGAGAGGACACGTATCACTCAAACTCTTATCAGTCCGAGTCTCTGATGAAGGACTTTATAAGTGTTTTATTCAGTCCAAATCCTGGAAAGATGATGCCACTGTTAATGTTAAAGTTGAAG TTATAGGGCGTCCTCCAGTGATCACTGTAGATGGGTTTGATGATTCAGGAGGGCTTCATCTACAGTGTGAATCTGAAGGTTGGTATCCTGAACCTGATCTTGAGTGGCTGGACAGTGAAGGAGTCAGTTTGAGATTACAAActacagagaaagagagaaatgcAGACAGATTCAGTGTGAAAAACACAGTCATTGTACATGAGAGTGGCAAGATTCACTGCAGAGTCAAACTGAGACATCACATGCTGGAGACACTGATTATCACCACAA aacacaATAAACTACAGACTGAAAACAGGAGAATAAAACATG aacttGTTGAACTTTTGCAGATTCAGAAGATACCAAAAG